The Methanothermobacter tenebrarum genome window below encodes:
- the nucS gene encoding endonuclease NucS, translating into MTNRRFTSLENPTNKETYKIIKEGLRKRAMIIIFSCCRVHYYGRAKSRLGLGERLIIIKPDGSFLIHQDRKVEPVNWQPPGSKAKVKIEDGKILVESRRRKPAEKLTVEIERVHTLSYYLVRDIHELEVAGHEEDMCQLILESPNIIEKGFRPIAREYQTSNGFIDILGKDENGSLMVLELKSRRAGVSAVRQLKRYLEDFKNDKHGVRGVLVAPSITHDAKELLEAEGLEFKSLEPPQELKKDNKITLDDFISSR; encoded by the coding sequence ATGACTAATAGGAGATTCACAAGCTTAGAAAATCCCACAAACAAGGAAACCTACAAGATAATAAAAGAAGGCCTCCGTAAAAGGGCCATGATCATCATATTCTCATGTTGCAGGGTACACTATTATGGTCGTGCCAAGAGCAGACTAGGCCTTGGAGAAAGACTAATAATAATAAAACCTGACGGGTCATTTCTAATACACCAGGATCGGAAGGTCGAACCAGTTAATTGGCAACCACCAGGATCGAAGGCAAAAGTAAAAATAGAAGATGGGAAGATCCTAGTTGAGAGTAGAAGGAGGAAACCAGCCGAGAAACTCACAGTAGAAATAGAAAGGGTTCACACACTCTCCTATTACCTCGTCAGGGACATCCATGAATTGGAAGTGGCAGGCCATGAAGAAGACATGTGCCAGCTCATACTAGAATCCCCAAATATTATCGAAAAGGGATTCAGGCCCATAGCAAGGGAATACCAGACATCAAATGGTTTCATAGACATACTGGGGAAGGACGAGAACGGATCATTAATGGTATTAGAATTGAAAAGCAGAAGAGCGGGTGTAAGTGCCGTGAGGCAACTTAAAAGATACTTAGAAGATTTCAAGAACGATAAGCATGGTGTAAGGGGTGTTCTAGTCGCTCCATCAATAACACACGACGCCAAGGAATTGCTAGAAGCAGAAGGACTAGAATTCAAGAGCCTAGAACCGCCACAGGAACTGAAAAAAGACAATAAGATAACATTGGACGATTTTATATCTTCTCGATAG
- a CDS encoding VWA domain-containing protein: MKILELSQALRKKGIPVSIRSTKLAYSVYNIFKGGSHLKWALASVYVKDKRQLEVFEEAFDEVFHGIEKEEVEETKLKDRKESKIKVENPKEMVLIEEEIDFQPPIEDLIDLDHDERSLLEMDVSRLDFFDTRIFELCKKLGLKIANRRSRRFKGSKMGRPDIRKSIRKNLKYGGALIELVNKKPSIKKSQHIFLCDVSGSCDWISNWFFCIIYAAQHTFYNSRFFDFDNKIVETTKALQEDDLLTAFQNLRVSRQQNMMLHGISNMYTAFKEFKEKVVFPPRSYIIILSDCRDWAGPREGNVPLSAMVLEEICQRCRKVLILNPEDKSKWDVVDSCVSYYMDAGASVKEVRSLRQLAETIEKI; the protein is encoded by the coding sequence ATGAAGATATTGGAGCTTTCCCAAGCTCTCAGAAAAAAAGGAATCCCAGTCAGCATAAGGAGCACGAAACTAGCCTATTCAGTATATAACATTTTCAAGGGAGGATCTCATCTTAAATGGGCTCTTGCATCTGTTTATGTGAAGGATAAAAGACAATTAGAAGTTTTTGAAGAAGCTTTCGATGAAGTCTTCCATGGAATAGAAAAAGAGGAAGTAGAAGAGACAAAGTTAAAAGACAGGAAGGAATCAAAGATAAAAGTTGAAAACCCAAAGGAAATGGTCCTAATCGAAGAAGAGATAGACTTCCAGCCCCCAATTGAAGATCTTATCGATCTTGACCATGATGAAAGATCGCTACTTGAAATGGATGTTAGCAGACTAGACTTCTTTGACACTAGAATATTTGAATTATGCAAGAAACTTGGCCTTAAAATCGCTAATAGAAGATCTAGAAGATTTAAAGGTTCAAAGATGGGCCGGCCCGATATAAGGAAGAGCATTCGTAAAAACCTTAAATATGGTGGCGCGCTCATAGAACTCGTCAATAAAAAACCTTCGATTAAAAAGAGTCAGCATATCTTTCTATGTGATGTTAGCGGCTCCTGTGACTGGATAAGTAATTGGTTTTTTTGCATAATCTACGCAGCACAACACACATTCTATAATTCACGTTTCTTCGACTTTGATAATAAAATTGTTGAAACAACAAAAGCACTACAAGAGGACGATCTCCTAACAGCCTTCCAGAATTTGAGGGTTTCCAGACAACAGAATATGATGTTACATGGCATATCAAATATGTACACCGCATTTAAGGAGTTCAAGGAGAAGGTTGTGTTCCCACCACGCTCCTACATTATAATATTAAGTGACTGCCGGGACTGGGCCGGGCCACGTGAAGGTAACGTCCCATTGAGTGCCATGGTCTTGGAAGAAATTTGTCAGCGTTGTCGTAAAGTTCTAATACTGAATCCTGAGGATAAAAGTAAGTGGGATGTTGTTGACAGTTGCGTGTCATATTATATGGATGCAGGTGCTAGTGTAAAAGAGGTTAGGAGCCTCAGACAACTTGCAGAGACTATCGAGAAGATATAA